One genomic region from Pyrobaculum islandicum DSM 4184 encodes:
- a CDS encoding ATP-binding protein: MAYVADNVIELIYEVYPYGAVREAVVRKIRGGRAGFIVPYVIKEGVGVLIITPTEPVATRIERLETGTCLDVAAGGLYKGLLHVLVGPPGAGKTWLMLKAVKSLRERGVKAEYINRGGFVYVQQFGVESIDVNLDLGELYAALATVKADVVFIRGLEALFRLYGEQLLYSTLQTLLRVARSGPAVVISLRDLHDLDVLFDVIVNVENRTVTSVRAPGGKIGEKVKC; encoded by the coding sequence GTGGCTTATGTGGCGGACAACGTCATTGAGCTGATCTACGAGGTCTACCCCTACGGCGCCGTGAGAGAGGCCGTCGTGAGGAAGATACGCGGGGGGAGGGCGGGTTTTATAGTGCCCTACGTAATTAAAGAGGGGGTCGGCGTACTCATCATAACGCCGACAGAGCCCGTAGCGACGCGGATAGAGAGGCTAGAAACTGGGACGTGTCTCGACGTAGCCGCCGGCGGGCTTTACAAGGGGCTGTTACATGTCCTTGTGGGACCGCCTGGGGCTGGAAAAACTTGGCTTATGTTGAAGGCTGTTAAATCTCTACGAGAGCGGGGTGTAAAAGCAGAGTATATAAACAGGGGCGGTTTCGTGTATGTTCAACAATTTGGTGTAGAATCCATAGACGTAAATCTAGACTTAGGCGAGTTATACGCTGCGTTAGCTACAGTTAAGGCAGACGTCGTTTTTATCAGAGGCTTAGAAGCTCTTTTTAGATTATATGGCGAACAACTACTGTACTCCACCCTACAGACGTTACTGAGGGTAGCCAGGTCGGGCCCCGCCGTAGTTATATCACTTAGAGATTTACACGATCTCGATGTGCTTTTCGACGTGATTGTAAACGTAGAGAATAGGACAGTCACAA
- a CDS encoding RAD55 family ATPase → MKLRGVTLIYGPPGAGKTTLTAWYTYNNYDRVFWVSAFEDERTFRRNMAALGYNFGEKLVYWEAVLAGAETFFNTLLDAVVREKPQALVIDSVTEFLAAGGGGGAGHPPQCYLQSYKTGRGRRLSDGGEGGCAEGGLCGGQRH, encoded by the coding sequence ATGAAGCTTAGGGGGGTCACGCTTATCTATGGGCCGCCTGGCGCTGGGAAGACTACTCTTACGGCGTGGTACACGTATAACAACTACGATAGGGTGTTTTGGGTCTCTGCCTTTGAAGATGAGAGAACCTTTAGGAGGAATATGGCGGCTTTGGGCTACAACTTCGGCGAGAAGCTCGTCTACTGGGAGGCGGTGTTGGCCGGAGCAGAGACGTTTTTCAACACCCTGTTAGACGCAGTAGTTCGCGAAAAGCCGCAGGCCCTGGTAATAGACTCCGTGACGGAGTTTCTCGCCGCGGGGGGGGGGGGGGGGGCTGGACATCCTCCACAATGTTATTTACAGAGCTATAAAACAGGGCGGGGTCGACGTCTTTCTGACGGCGGAGAGGGAGGTTGCGCAGAGGGTGGCTTATGTGGCGGACAACGTCATTGA
- the aroD gene encoding type I 3-dehydroquinate dehydratase: MICGAVPVRKPTDIYRALDSPVSCLELRLDYLETSLAEAKPALEEAVARRTVIFTVRRREEGGVWRGTEEERAALYLKLLELTPHFVDVEAAAPAAEQVAAAKGRTKLIASRHDFGGTPPYETLLSWAREAAALGDVVKIVTYAREPRDGLAVLSLIGAVEKPTVAFAMGPAGAYTRLAAAALGSPIMYVSLGETTAPGQISVDAYYAALLGIGAAPRGEGLPALREALDWIDSALMHLLKRRLEVCRDMGKIKKAAGLPIYDDVRETQVLKRAGDFKQIFELVVQMCKAVQLVA; this comes from the coding sequence TTGATATGCGGCGCAGTACCAGTTAGAAAGCCGACAGATATATATAGAGCTCTGGACTCCCCTGTTTCCTGCCTCGAGCTAAGGCTCGATTACCTAGAGACCTCACTCGCCGAGGCGAAGCCAGCGTTGGAGGAGGCGGTAGCGAGGAGGACAGTCATATTCACCGTCAGGAGGAGGGAGGAGGGGGGCGTCTGGCGGGGCACAGAGGAGGAGAGGGCGGCCCTCTACCTAAAGCTCCTGGAGCTGACGCCCCACTTCGTAGACGTGGAGGCCGCCGCGCCGGCGGCTGAGCAGGTGGCGGCCGCCAAGGGGAGGACAAAGCTGATAGCCAGCAGACACGACTTCGGCGGGACCCCGCCGTATGAGACCCTCCTCTCCTGGGCCCGGGAGGCGGCAGCCTTGGGCGACGTGGTGAAGATAGTCACCTACGCCAGAGAGCCCCGGGACGGCCTCGCCGTGCTCTCCCTAATCGGCGCCGTGGAGAAACCGACGGTGGCCTTTGCCATGGGGCCGGCCGGGGCCTACACCAGGCTGGCGGCGGCGGCCCTGGGGAGCCCCATCATGTATGTGTCGCTGGGTGAGACGACGGCGCCTGGCCAGATATCGGTAGACGCCTACTACGCCGCGCTCCTAGGCATAGGGGCCGCCCCCCGGGGGGAGGGTCTGCCGGCGCTGAGGGAGGCGCTGGACTGGATAGACAGTGCCCTCATGCACCTCCTCAAGAGGAGGCTGGAAGTGTGCCGCGACATGGGGAAGATAAAAAAGGCCGCCGGTCTCCCTATATACGACGACGTTAGAGAGACCCAGGTCTTGAAGAGGGCGGGCGACTTTAAACAGATCTTCGAGCTGGTGGTGCAGATGTGCAAAGCAGTGCAGCTAGTCGCCTAG
- a CDS encoding GP88 family protein, with translation MRLWRVEEAQRLVESELAADLAEVWARCRGDFHCLEKTPYDSALVGVGRWWAGPFTIGNRKLGEMPFFSLPPVTTCPGHTPFCLRWCYAIYEVANWRAHVREAASYLLSQRDDFVDVVLSYLAKIPHPVVRLHVSGDFYSRAYLEKWAEAAGRRPDKIFYTYTKSLDLIRRVETPENLVIHISADPYNYVKAVETWRELGRGLITYVYTPGEDVGPIRYILENTGAVLLLFLNHVQHAPRDDPRKIRTQLRATLGPQARRVVFDPEEFSSGPQCVQCGVCWRTAKYFKDPPYRKTWGIDMRRSTS, from the coding sequence ATGAGGCTGTGGCGCGTAGAAGAGGCCCAGCGGCTTGTCGAAAGCGAGCTTGCGGCAGATCTGGCAGAGGTCTGGGCGAGGTGCCGCGGCGACTTCCACTGTTTAGAGAAAACGCCCTACGACTCCGCGCTGGTAGGAGTGGGGAGGTGGTGGGCCGGCCCCTTCACGATAGGCAATAGGAAGCTGGGGGAGATGCCGTTTTTCTCTCTGCCGCCGGTGACGACGTGCCCCGGCCACACGCCCTTCTGCCTAAGGTGGTGCTACGCCATATACGAGGTGGCCAACTGGCGCGCTCACGTACGGGAGGCCGCCTCTTACCTGCTTTCGCAGAGAGACGACTTCGTAGACGTTGTACTGAGCTACTTGGCGAAGATCCCACATCCCGTCGTTAGACTACACGTAAGCGGCGACTTCTACAGCAGGGCCTACCTAGAGAAGTGGGCAGAGGCGGCGGGAAGGCGGCCGGACAAGATCTTCTACACATACACCAAATCCCTAGACTTAATAAGGCGTGTTGAAACGCCAGAGAACTTGGTCATACACATAAGCGCGGATCCGTACAATTACGTAAAAGCAGTTGAGACATGGCGCGAGCTTGGGAGGGGCCTCATAACCTATGTATATACGCCGGGAGAGGACGTAGGTCCCATCCGCTACATACTGGAAAACACCGGGGCCGTGCTCCTCCTTTTCTTAAACCATGTCCAACACGCGCCTAGAGACGATCCCCGGAAGATTCGCACACAGCTTAGAGCCACCCTCGGCCCACAGGCCAGGAGGGTGGTCTTCGACCCAGAGGAGTTCTCCAGCGGGCCCCAGTGCGTCCAGTGCGGCGTCTGCTGGCGCACGGCTAAATATTTTAAAGATCCTCCATATCGTAAGACATGGGGTATTGATATGCGGCGCAGTACCAGTTAG
- a CDS encoding pyridoxal phosphate-dependent aminotransferase, whose amino-acid sequence MDFSLVLRRIGEAAPRHRLDIGDPDLPPPPELVEALRGGGDFRYGPPEGLPEFREAVAEVFKADPSEVVAVAGGRHGLAALMWIFRKRRLLTTSPFYPGYFDIAGVFGLELSLVEGGDGWIPNFAERGVYVVNYPNNPTGAVLPREKVRELVDVAEFVISDEIYRDIVFTEFVSPAELSPSSVAVVYSFSKVFSVPGLRVGAVIAPRDIAREVARFNRATINVAPTPAQRAVASVIDVLPRRRREISQAYLRRVELALSELRLKFVKPGGAFYIFPQVSDDVKCFESALTEGVSVLPGSLYGRGGYVRIALVEPEEGLREAFSALNRACGRDDK is encoded by the coding sequence ATGGATTTTTCGCTTGTTTTAAGGCGCATAGGCGAGGCGGCGCCGAGGCATAGGCTAGACATTGGGGATCCGGATCTGCCGCCGCCGCCCGAGCTGGTGGAGGCCCTTAGGGGGGGCGGGGACTTTAGATACGGCCCTCCTGAGGGCCTCCCAGAGTTTAGAGAGGCGGTGGCCGAGGTCTTTAAGGCAGATCCCAGCGAGGTGGTGGCGGTGGCCGGGGGGAGACACGGCCTTGCCGCCCTTATGTGGATCTTTAGGAAGAGGCGCCTCTTGACCACCTCCCCCTTCTACCCCGGCTACTTCGACATCGCTGGGGTCTTCGGGCTGGAACTCAGCCTTGTGGAGGGAGGCGACGGGTGGATCCCCAACTTCGCCGAGCGGGGGGTCTACGTGGTGAACTACCCCAACAACCCCACGGGAGCCGTCCTGCCGAGGGAGAAGGTAAGGGAGCTTGTCGACGTGGCTGAGTTCGTGATCAGCGACGAGATCTATAGAGATATCGTGTTTACTGAGTTTGTATCTCCGGCGGAGCTCTCTCCCTCTTCAGTCGCCGTTGTATATAGCTTCTCTAAGGTGTTTTCTGTGCCTGGGCTGAGGGTTGGAGCTGTGATTGCGCCGAGGGATATCGCTAGGGAGGTGGCGAGGTTCAACAGAGCCACAATAAACGTCGCCCCCACCCCGGCCCAGAGGGCGGTGGCGTCTGTAATCGACGTATTGCCAAGGCGGAGAAGAGAGATCTCCCAGGCCTACTTGAGGAGGGTAGAGCTGGCGCTGTCTGAACTAAGGCTGAAGTTTGTAAAGCCAGGCGGCGCCTTTTACATATTTCCTCAAGTTAGCGACGACGTTAAATGTTTTGAATCTGCACTGACTGAGGGAGTGTCTGTCTTGCCTGGCTCTCTATACGGGAGGGGGGGCTATGTGAGAATTGCGCTTGTAGAGCCGGAGGAGGGGCTTAGAGAGGCCTTTTCTGCCCTAAATAGGGCGTGTGGGAGAGACGATAAATAA
- a CDS encoding shikimate kinase: MVCATGCAYGGGTIINAIATGHGAAFPISLKISARVCTSDKFEVSTYADVDISPVKRIVEKVAERFGLGPLSVEISGDLPTAGGLKSSSAVVNAIIIATTKLAGARLDLFDVARLNAELSRWAGISVTGAFDDAVASATGRSYLTDNYKMLVIRDLDVSGRAVVLIPPYEKRRYRLEEMRSLAPVIRTAVAYAGLGMWREAMLINAIAYGYALGYPPGPTLEALRLGAVGGVSGTGPSHVFISDEPERLAEVLAKYGKVYVVDIPQSAPLC, from the coding sequence GTGGTCTGCGCCACTGGATGTGCCTACGGCGGGGGCACTATAATTAATGCGATTGCCACAGGCCACGGTGCGGCTTTCCCCATTTCGCTAAAGATATCTGCCAGAGTCTGTACGTCGGATAAGTTCGAGGTCTCCACTTATGCAGACGTAGACATCTCGCCAGTGAAGCGGATAGTGGAGAAGGTCGCAGAGAGATTCGGCCTTGGACCCCTCTCGGTAGAGATTTCCGGTGATCTCCCAACGGCGGGTGGGCTGAAGTCTAGTAGCGCCGTCGTAAACGCTATTATAATTGCTACAACAAAACTAGCGGGCGCCCGGCTGGACCTCTTCGACGTTGCGCGTCTAAACGCAGAGCTCAGCAGGTGGGCTGGTATAAGCGTGACGGGCGCTTTTGACGACGCGGTGGCAAGCGCCACTGGGCGTAGCTATTTGACCGATAACTACAAGATGCTTGTGATTAGGGATCTGGACGTGTCTGGGAGGGCAGTTGTGTTAATCCCGCCGTATGAAAAGAGGAGGTATAGACTAGAGGAGATGAGGTCGCTCGCGCCGGTCATTAGAACTGCAGTGGCCTACGCGGGGTTGGGCATGTGGAGAGAAGCCATGTTGATAAACGCAATTGCATATGGCTACGCCCTGGGCTACCCCCCGGGGCCTACGTTAGAAGCTTTAAGACTAGGCGCTGTCGGCGGCGTATCGGGTACTGGCCCCTCCCACGTCTTTATTTCAGACGAG